The Providencia rettgeri genome includes a window with the following:
- a CDS encoding fec operon regulator FecR, with translation MTHDSLQTSDDESRIEEEAALWFTRMHSQRISALETEQFKQWVAASPEHAKAYDAIAELWRDFDDMPRPASTILPKEKRPFFRLWRPLGNTLAAFFIAAILFLPYSHLPAMLLNNMTLVATDTPKEVTLPDGSQLFLNHNTRIHVAYETPVRNLYLEQGNVYFKVKSNPYRPFIVQADNRRIQVVGTEFEVNKVAQQVAVNVSQGIVSFEDAASKQPVFLLAGDRAVSQSPNSPIARQHINPLDVARWRFGEFVFVDKPLSEVLDELKNYSSINIELSPAQLAKSKISGRINTHQPEQFFQALPSLLPVQVVYRDKNNVLIIQNKKNK, from the coding sequence ATGACACACGACTCTTTGCAAACATCAGATGATGAAAGCCGCATTGAAGAAGAAGCCGCGCTGTGGTTTACCCGCATGCATAGCCAACGCATTAGTGCTCTTGAAACTGAGCAATTCAAACAATGGGTTGCAGCATCACCTGAACATGCAAAAGCGTATGATGCCATTGCTGAGCTATGGCGCGATTTTGATGATATGCCGCGCCCTGCTAGCACAATACTTCCGAAGGAAAAACGCCCTTTTTTTCGCTTATGGCGCCCTTTGGGCAACACTTTAGCGGCATTTTTTATTGCAGCTATTTTGTTTTTGCCCTACAGCCACTTGCCTGCGATGTTACTCAATAATATGACCTTAGTAGCAACGGATACGCCTAAAGAAGTCACATTACCCGATGGTTCCCAGCTGTTTCTTAACCACAATACCCGTATTCATGTTGCCTATGAAACTCCAGTTCGTAACCTGTACCTAGAACAGGGAAATGTTTACTTTAAAGTCAAATCCAACCCTTATCGGCCTTTTATTGTTCAAGCTGATAACCGGCGTATTCAAGTAGTAGGAACCGAATTTGAAGTCAACAAAGTGGCTCAGCAAGTTGCTGTGAATGTCAGCCAAGGCATTGTCAGCTTTGAAGATGCCGCAAGCAAACAACCCGTTTTCCTACTTGCCGGTGACAGAGCAGTCAGTCAATCGCCGAATAGCCCAATCGCTCGCCAACACATCAACCCGCTAGATGTGGCTCGTTGGCGTTTTGGTGAATTTGTTTTTGTTGATAAACCACTTTCAGAAGTCCTCGACGAACTTAAAAACTATTCATCGATAAATATCGAGCTTTCTCCCGCTCAATTAGCGAAGAGTAAAATCTCAGGTCGCATCAATACCCATCAGCCAGAACAGTTTTTTCAAGCTCTTCCTTCATTACTTCCGGTACAAGTCGTCTATCGAGATAAAAATAACGTATTGATTATTCAAAATAAAAAAAATAAATAA
- a CDS encoding Uncharacterized membrane protein affecting hemolysin expression yields MKLTFRLHKTVIIVICIALVTLLMHGISYLGNSQNQGRIEQFKQLTYVLAEQVAFSLSDYIVPGSKDFNLERINANLNNVVKDRYILDASIYTASGTLVTQVGEPTTVKERLAIDDSSSLQNFQYQLVVPIQGTKEPKGYLRLTIDTELLSAEIQQADNSTNVLRIFILLSLCIGFVLANTLLRLKKKKGHKQAPPLVINTEENQDDNGDDNSNEDGKQENKGTPATNPARLKRKKEPRPYRPKRPASKNKSGSSDK; encoded by the coding sequence ATGAAACTTACCTTTAGGCTCCACAAAACAGTGATTATCGTTATCTGCATTGCGCTGGTAACCTTACTGATGCATGGTATTTCTTATTTAGGAAATAGCCAAAACCAAGGCAGAATTGAGCAATTTAAACAATTGACCTATGTTCTTGCTGAACAAGTCGCCTTCAGCTTATCTGATTATATTGTTCCAGGCAGTAAAGATTTTAACTTAGAGCGCATTAATGCCAATTTAAATAACGTGGTGAAAGATAGGTATATTTTAGATGCCAGTATCTATACCGCTAGCGGCACATTGGTCACTCAAGTTGGTGAACCTACCACGGTAAAAGAACGGCTCGCGATAGATGACAGCTCATCACTACAAAACTTTCAATACCAGCTTGTTGTTCCCATTCAAGGAACAAAAGAGCCAAAAGGCTATTTACGCTTGACGATTGATACAGAGCTCCTTTCAGCCGAAATTCAACAAGCAGATAACAGTACCAATGTATTACGAATTTTTATTCTACTCTCCTTGTGTATTGGTTTCGTTTTAGCAAATACATTACTGCGTTTAAAGAAAAAGAAAGGTCACAAACAAGCCCCTCCGTTAGTCATTAATACAGAGGAAAATCAAGATGATAATGGAGATGACAACAGTAATGAAGATGGCAAGCAAGAGAACAAAGGGACGCCAGCTACTAATCCAGCACGTTTGAAACGAAAGAAAGAACCTCGACCTTATCGCCCTAAACGGCCTGCCTCAAAAAATAAGTCAGGCTCATCTGATAAATAG
- the fecI_1 gene encoding Probable RNA polymerase sigma factor fecI, with translation MTIDKSLARKISGAYQSTYSQLVRFFRSRLDNSNDADDLSQDVFTLWLNRKEQTPVKESRAYLFKIANHVLIDHWRRNQRQTKSETSIDDVTHEPHFEQSQADPSEILEHQQRIQRLSEALETLPPRRREAFLLYRFDGLSQSEIAERMEISISMVEKHIAAALVHCKKHLDNQGNNS, from the coding sequence ATGACTATTGATAAATCTCTTGCCCGTAAAATTAGCGGTGCGTATCAGTCAACATATAGCCAACTTGTGCGCTTTTTCCGCAGTCGGCTAGATAACAGCAACGATGCTGATGATTTATCACAGGATGTGTTTACACTATGGCTAAACCGTAAAGAACAAACGCCTGTAAAAGAGAGCCGCGCTTATCTGTTTAAAATTGCGAATCATGTTTTGATTGACCATTGGCGACGTAACCAACGCCAAACTAAATCAGAGACATCCATTGATGACGTTACTCATGAGCCACATTTTGAACAGAGCCAAGCTGATCCCAGTGAAATCTTGGAACATCAGCAACGGATCCAACGGCTGAGCGAGGCACTTGAAACGTTACCCCCCCGTCGACGAGAAGCTTTTTTGCTGTATCGTTTTGATGGCTTATCTCAAAGTGAGATTGCTGAGCGAATGGAAATTTCAATCAGTATGGTGGAAAAACATATTGCAGCAGCACTTGTTCACTGTAAAAAACACCTTGATAATCAGGGCAATAATTCGTAA
- the yhjJ_2 gene encoding protease3, which yields MLRKITFATLVSILLGGCAGSTPVSQNATSLLPVRGDLQHYQLENGLQVYLLQRNQPGVELRLLVSSGSLQENEQQLGLAHFTEHMAFKGTKHFPGTTGFKQLEHQGLKLGSHVNAITSLNSTLYKLSLPEATTAQVATGLQVMADWASNMTFDQDAFEKERPVIVEEWRLRQGIGYRINDSLEKLRYHGSRYVDRNPIGSLDVVRNAPIEQAKSYYQTWYQPQRMSLLIIGDFNSSSVRNQVDNLFALPKPEKVAEDNPQWKQFAHSTNMLVQGVFDKEQGARYVQFALQKDVSAPLNTRLGQSEDLLDNLWLAILNQRFSVMVDNGVLPSISINEQGAMLDNQRLQQLMIIHPKGNDYQGATEILFTELQRLATEPVTQEELDSAKQAMLKKFSRQAASEQRYSNEYLAGQLTTALEYDMPMWNKRQQLDNSYQLIKSVKPQDLQQHVAKFLQTASPRLALIGPDTDAATMDKSTFNQQWLKIRQSTPGPFTLRSKAIQLQLPQVPKGDIVEQSKLPVEKTERWTLSNGIQVIVKTDKNLKDDIQFNLQLPGGRSLETQQTAGLTDWALKLPESSGYGNYSARDLALLAKQNQISVRPYSELLTHGFRGKTPVDNLETALQLLNLKLTAPQFSGEKLEQQKQSFALNLSKTPVERTFLDNINKESYTHGEFLVINPQGSWQQFTAQQLQQANRQLLTSTADMTLVITGAMNSRELKPLLEQWVASLPQSNQKLVSRDQGIMPKMASFNKTYPISSSDKSMVSIQFASPAVWSQQDSLAIQLIDTIVSQRLRGELREKASGIYALGFSQMLAKKPQPYYLSRLNFTTSPERAEEMTQIAQKTIGQIRQTGVSEKELTEAKNIWLTENSQVTDSSSYWTEALAQIAADDGQYQRLNQEQDIIRQLTVEDINRLARQYLGQNSKVFMMTP from the coding sequence ATGCTTCGTAAAATTACCTTCGCCACACTGGTAAGCATTCTGCTCGGTGGCTGCGCAGGCAGCACACCTGTGAGTCAAAATGCAACCTCGCTGTTGCCCGTACGCGGTGACCTGCAACACTATCAACTCGAAAATGGACTGCAAGTTTACCTTCTACAACGCAATCAACCTGGAGTTGAACTGCGTTTGTTGGTCAGTAGCGGTTCATTGCAAGAAAATGAACAGCAACTTGGTCTAGCGCACTTTACTGAACATATGGCGTTTAAAGGCACCAAACATTTTCCGGGAACCACGGGGTTCAAACAGCTTGAACACCAAGGGCTTAAACTCGGTAGCCATGTTAATGCGATCACCAGTTTAAATTCCACGCTATATAAATTATCACTCCCTGAAGCCACGACAGCACAAGTCGCCACGGGCTTACAAGTGATGGCTGATTGGGCATCAAATATGACATTTGACCAAGACGCCTTTGAAAAAGAGCGTCCTGTCATTGTTGAAGAGTGGCGCTTACGCCAAGGGATAGGCTATCGCATCAACGATAGTTTAGAAAAATTACGCTACCACGGTAGCCGATACGTCGATCGCAACCCAATTGGTTCATTAGATGTGGTACGCAATGCCCCGATTGAGCAAGCGAAAAGCTATTACCAAACATGGTATCAACCTCAGCGAATGTCACTATTAATTATTGGTGATTTCAATAGTTCATCAGTACGCAATCAGGTTGATAATTTATTTGCGCTCCCTAAACCCGAAAAAGTGGCAGAAGATAACCCGCAATGGAAACAATTTGCCCACTCAACCAATATGTTAGTGCAAGGCGTGTTTGATAAAGAGCAAGGGGCGCGTTATGTGCAATTTGCCTTACAAAAGGATGTTAGCGCACCGCTAAATACGCGCTTAGGGCAGTCCGAAGATTTACTCGATAACCTCTGGTTAGCCATTTTAAACCAGCGTTTCTCCGTCATGGTGGATAACGGCGTTTTGCCATCCATTAGTATCAATGAACAAGGAGCAATGTTAGATAACCAGCGCTTACAACAGTTGATGATCATCCACCCTAAAGGCAATGATTACCAAGGTGCGACTGAGATTTTATTTACAGAGCTACAACGCCTTGCTACTGAGCCGGTTACCCAAGAAGAACTTGATTCTGCAAAGCAAGCCATGCTGAAAAAATTTAGCCGGCAAGCCGCTTCAGAACAACGTTATAGCAATGAATATTTAGCGGGGCAACTCACTACGGCACTTGAATACGACATGCCGATGTGGAATAAGCGCCAGCAGTTAGATAACAGCTACCAATTGATAAAGTCTGTCAAACCGCAGGATTTACAACAACATGTCGCTAAATTCCTACAAACTGCCTCCCCGCGTTTAGCATTAATTGGACCGGATACAGATGCCGCGACAATGGATAAGTCCACATTTAATCAACAATGGCTTAAAATACGCCAAAGCACACCCGGGCCATTTACGCTGCGCTCCAAAGCAATTCAACTACAACTACCTCAAGTTCCCAAAGGGGATATTGTTGAGCAATCTAAGCTACCAGTTGAAAAAACAGAGCGTTGGACATTAAGCAATGGTATTCAGGTAATTGTTAAAACAGATAAAAATCTGAAAGATGACATTCAATTTAACTTGCAATTACCGGGTGGCCGCTCGTTAGAAACACAACAAACGGCAGGTTTAACCGATTGGGCATTGAAACTTCCTGAAAGCAGCGGTTATGGGAATTACAGCGCTCGTGATCTGGCTTTACTGGCAAAACAAAACCAAATTAGCGTTCGCCCATACAGTGAATTACTCACGCATGGTTTTCGGGGAAAAACCCCTGTCGATAACCTCGAAACGGCTCTACAACTACTCAACTTGAAGCTAACAGCGCCTCAATTTAGTGGTGAAAAGTTAGAGCAACAAAAACAATCTTTTGCTTTAAACTTATCCAAAACTCCCGTAGAGCGCACATTCCTTGATAATATCAATAAAGAAAGCTATACCCATGGTGAATTTTTAGTGATCAATCCACAAGGTAGCTGGCAACAATTTACTGCTCAACAGTTGCAGCAAGCCAACCGCCAATTACTCACGTCAACAGCAGATATGACACTGGTCATTACAGGTGCAATGAATAGTCGTGAGCTAAAACCGCTGTTAGAGCAATGGGTTGCATCACTGCCGCAAAGTAACCAAAAACTGGTATCTCGTGACCAAGGGATCATGCCAAAAATGGCCAGCTTTAATAAAACATATCCCATCAGTAGCAGTGATAAAAGCATGGTCAGCATTCAATTCGCCTCACCCGCCGTATGGAGCCAACAAGATAGCTTAGCAATTCAACTTATTGATACCATTGTGAGCCAACGTCTGCGCGGCGAATTACGTGAAAAAGCCAGCGGGATCTATGCATTAGGTTTTTCACAGATGTTAGCGAAAAAACCGCAACCTTATTACCTCTCTCGCTTGAATTTCACCACGTCACCTGAGCGTGCTGAAGAAATGACGCAAATCGCCCAAAAAACGATTGGGCAAATTCGTCAAACAGGTGTGAGTGAAAAAGAGTTAACTGAAGCAAAAAATATTTGGCTCACTGAAAATTCACAAGTGACGGATAGCTCAAGCTATTGGACCGAAGCTTTGGCACAGATTGCTGCAGATGATGGGCAATATCAGCGTTTAAATCAAGAACAAGATATTATTCGCCAACTTACGGTTGAGGATATTAACCGCTTGGCTCGTCAGTATTTAGGGCAAAATTCGAAAGTGTTTATGATGACGCCTTAA
- the serB gene encoding Phosphoserine phosphatase — protein MSTSLTYCYLPDEIQKWPGLPLSLSGEEVMPLDYRAGDSGWLLYGRGLDKARISNFQQRLGIAIVIVSSWRIDDYQVVRIAGSITPRIKKLADECLLDVVPLGQIPRLRSPGLLLMDMDSTAIQIECIDEIARLAGVGEQVAEVTERAMLGELDFTESLRARVSLLEGADAAILDQVMETLPLMPGLTNLVRKLQAMNWHIAIASGGFTFFANNLQQRLKLVAAVANQLEVKNGKLTGKVKGPIVDAKYKAQTLVKLAEKLELPIEQTVAIGDGANDLKMIRKAGLGIAYHAKPKVYARAKVAIRHADLMGVMCVLSGGLKHEER, from the coding sequence ATGTCAACGAGTTTGACCTATTGTTATCTACCCGACGAAATCCAAAAATGGCCGGGGTTGCCATTGTCGTTAAGTGGTGAAGAAGTGATGCCATTGGATTATCGTGCAGGTGACAGTGGGTGGTTACTATATGGCCGTGGCTTAGATAAAGCGCGGATCAGTAATTTCCAACAGCGATTAGGGATCGCTATCGTAATTGTCTCCTCGTGGCGTATTGATGACTACCAAGTGGTCAGAATTGCCGGGAGTATTACACCTCGAATTAAAAAACTCGCTGACGAATGTTTATTAGATGTGGTGCCATTAGGGCAAATACCACGTTTGCGTTCACCGGGCCTATTACTGATGGATATGGACTCGACAGCCATTCAGATTGAATGTATCGATGAAATTGCTCGTTTAGCAGGGGTGGGAGAGCAGGTTGCAGAAGTGACCGAGCGAGCCATGTTAGGGGAACTCGATTTTACGGAAAGTTTACGAGCAAGAGTTAGCTTACTTGAAGGCGCTGATGCCGCTATTCTTGATCAAGTGATGGAAACATTGCCTTTAATGCCAGGCTTAACGAATCTCGTACGTAAGTTACAAGCAATGAATTGGCACATTGCGATAGCATCCGGTGGTTTTACTTTCTTTGCTAATAACTTGCAACAGCGATTGAAACTTGTGGCGGCGGTTGCTAATCAACTTGAAGTCAAAAATGGCAAGTTAACGGGCAAAGTTAAAGGCCCAATTGTAGATGCGAAATATAAAGCGCAAACCTTGGTTAAATTGGCTGAAAAACTGGAACTACCCATTGAACAAACGGTGGCGATCGGTGATGGGGCAAATGACCTGAAGATGATCCGTAAAGCGGGGCTGGGTATTGCGTATCATGCGAAACCAAAGGTGTATGCAAGGGCGAAGGTCGCTATTCGTCATGCAGATCTGATGGGGGTGATGTGTGTGCTTAGCGGGGGGCTGAAGCACGAAGAACGCTAA
- the pupA gene encoding Ferric-pseudobactin 358 receptor precursor codes for MSIQFTQSRLRPLALAIAVSSAIVCQSASAQELAFSLPEQSLAASVAEISRQGQIQLIYDKGQLNGLRAPALSGNYSAQTALQKILIGSGLELVNENGVFVIRQQNLSQGTLVLPETQVSGVVQNHPATDVMSAPQYVTSEEISQKNTGDGNITDLMKTNPAVQFANNDSNSMNQGEIKPSRISIHGSSSYQNAYRLDGVSFNNDFDPADSGLGETATRLSSSDQGIYIDSRLIDSMTVYDNNIPVEFGGFTGGTVEVNSRRWQGENSAHAYYRLTRSGWNNLFHDSTQGIDTTKNDTANPARFQNRYDKNDFGGWFELGVSENSGLVFSASRRSSTIPMTVTGGEAFVLENNQIEPIFSDSGKKNQRRTSDNYFLKYSLDLSDKSSLDLSANYASYDSRLFSSSVSNSGYDSTHDGLGFTAVFKHQLDLGQFEITANTQDLKDNRSNDQKYSLTVRAIEFDEDWNYLGVTERNSGGLGDLESKQKSHGLKTVMRFNSLEDSLGITHQPTLGAEINYTKGTYVRDHDYLRYTYSGNLIKDDYNGSLTNINRFKKGSYSADYTNYAIFLDDNIQYGNLTLRPGIRLDRDDFVNRTNIAPRLSGNYDVFGNGKTQIIAGANRYYGRSMLTYALYGAQNGGMQNCNGSEWDPCSLILENNNWDNQKDYEGIDSLKTPYNDELTVALQQEILSTTWRLQYVHREGYDEVRTRTKYDTRDADKRSIRMYDNGGRSSHDTVTLSVNNSQPWEWADASHVMTASLTWQQSESNTPKDSGYNSFDPANKVNLNKVWYDGKIIDASKLPSTSFNSPFKFNLELTSVWDDYDLTWYNRLQWWGARDQAVRYDNAYAVDPEYGQVRKYTKQHFSSKYTWDTRLGWKPEFAHGFGFSVEVNNILNNKNVADRFVFEDRVLKSYDPGRQFWLQVNYDL; via the coding sequence ATGTCTATTCAGTTTACTCAAAGCCGATTAAGGCCGCTCGCCCTTGCTATTGCGGTGAGTAGCGCCATTGTTTGTCAGTCTGCATCAGCACAAGAACTCGCATTTTCACTACCAGAACAATCACTGGCTGCCTCAGTGGCTGAAATTAGCCGCCAAGGTCAAATTCAATTGATTTATGATAAAGGTCAGTTAAATGGCTTACGAGCACCTGCCTTGTCTGGTAACTACTCCGCACAAACCGCATTACAAAAAATACTCATCGGTAGCGGCTTAGAGTTAGTCAATGAAAATGGTGTTTTCGTTATTCGTCAGCAAAATTTAAGCCAAGGCACATTGGTATTACCGGAAACTCAAGTCTCTGGCGTTGTTCAGAATCACCCCGCAACAGATGTTATGTCAGCACCGCAATATGTGACGTCTGAAGAGATTAGCCAGAAAAATACCGGTGATGGCAATATCACCGACTTGATGAAAACTAACCCTGCTGTCCAATTTGCTAACAATGACAGCAACTCGATGAACCAAGGAGAAATCAAGCCTTCCCGCATCTCAATCCACGGCTCAAGCAGCTATCAAAATGCTTATCGCCTTGATGGTGTTAGTTTTAATAATGATTTTGACCCCGCAGACAGTGGTCTCGGTGAAACAGCGACCCGTCTGAGCAGTAGCGACCAAGGGATCTACATCGATAGCCGTCTGATCGACAGCATGACAGTGTATGACAATAACATTCCTGTCGAATTTGGTGGGTTTACAGGGGGAACCGTTGAAGTCAATAGCCGTCGCTGGCAAGGGGAAAATAGCGCCCATGCCTATTACCGCTTAACTCGCTCCGGTTGGAACAACTTGTTTCATGACTCCACACAAGGTATTGATACTACTAAAAATGATACCGCCAACCCTGCTCGCTTTCAAAACCGCTACGATAAAAATGACTTTGGTGGCTGGTTTGAATTAGGGGTGAGTGAAAATTCAGGGCTCGTATTCTCGGCCTCACGTCGTAGCTCGACTATCCCGATGACAGTGACGGGTGGCGAAGCATTTGTACTGGAAAACAACCAAATCGAACCTATTTTTTCTGATTCAGGTAAAAAAAATCAGCGCCGTACCTCAGATAATTACTTTTTAAAATATTCACTGGATTTATCGGATAAAAGTTCATTAGATTTATCTGCTAACTACGCCTCTTACGATAGCCGCTTATTTTCTTCGTCCGTCAGCAACTCGGGTTATGATTCAACCCATGATGGATTAGGTTTTACCGCTGTATTTAAACATCAGCTGGATTTAGGCCAATTTGAAATCACTGCTAATACTCAAGACTTAAAAGATAACCGTAGCAACGACCAAAAATACTCACTAACCGTTAGAGCGATTGAGTTTGATGAGGATTGGAATTACCTCGGCGTGACAGAACGTAATAGTGGTGGCCTTGGTGATTTAGAATCGAAACAGAAAAGTCATGGTCTAAAAACAGTGATGAGATTTAATTCTCTCGAAGATAGCTTAGGGATAACTCATCAACCAACGTTAGGGGCCGAAATAAACTATACCAAAGGGACGTATGTCCGTGATCATGATTATCTCCGCTACACCTATTCAGGTAATCTAATCAAAGATGATTATAATGGTAGTCTGACAAATATTAATCGATTTAAAAAAGGGTCATATTCCGCAGACTACACTAACTATGCAATTTTCTTGGATGATAACATCCAGTATGGCAATTTAACGCTACGACCAGGTATTCGTCTTGATCGTGATGATTTTGTAAACCGCACTAATATCGCACCACGTTTATCCGGTAACTATGATGTATTCGGTAATGGTAAAACGCAAATTATAGCAGGTGCGAACCGCTACTATGGCCGCTCCATGCTGACTTATGCACTGTACGGTGCGCAAAATGGCGGAATGCAAAATTGTAATGGTAGTGAATGGGATCCTTGCTCCCTAATATTAGAGAATAACAATTGGGATAATCAAAAAGATTACGAAGGGATCGATTCACTAAAAACGCCATATAATGATGAGCTTACTGTTGCTCTGCAACAAGAAATCCTTTCAACCACATGGCGTCTACAATACGTACACCGTGAAGGGTATGACGAAGTCAGAACTCGTACCAAATATGACACTCGTGATGCCGATAAACGTAGCATTCGGATGTACGACAATGGCGGCCGTAGCTCACACGACACCGTAACCCTTTCAGTTAATAACAGCCAACCTTGGGAGTGGGCAGATGCTTCCCATGTAATGACAGCATCACTTACATGGCAGCAAAGTGAAAGTAATACCCCGAAAGATTCAGGTTATAACTCATTTGACCCAGCCAATAAAGTCAATCTAAACAAAGTTTGGTATGACGGCAAAATTATTGATGCATCAAAATTGCCTTCAACCAGCTTTAACTCTCCGTTCAAATTTAACTTAGAACTGACCAGTGTTTGGGATGATTATGACCTAACTTGGTACAACCGCCTGCAATGGTGGGGTGCTCGTGACCAAGCAGTTCGCTACGATAACGCCTACGCAGTCGACCCTGAATATGGACAAGTTCGTAAGTACACCAAGCAGCATTTCTCCAGTAAATATACGTGGGATACCCGTCTTGGCTGGAAACCTGAATTCGCTCACGGTTTTGGCTTCTCAGTCGAAGTGAACAATATCCTTAACAATAAAAATGTTGCTGACCGCTTTGTCTTTGAAGACCGAGTATTGAAATCCTACGACCCGGGCCGTCAGTTCTGGTTACAAGTCAATTACGACCTGTAA
- a CDS encoding TonB family C-terminal domain — MSGHQGWQSEVHQRIAKTKRYPRAALRYRSTGVSHIKVVLDSRGQVIAASLLNSSGTKILDKEALATISRAAPFPTPPETLLVDGRVEFIAPIVFDTTSI, encoded by the coding sequence GTGAGTGGGCACCAAGGTTGGCAAAGTGAGGTTCATCAGCGGATAGCAAAAACCAAACGCTATCCGCGTGCTGCACTGCGTTACCGCTCAACAGGGGTTTCTCATATAAAAGTAGTTTTGGATAGTCGGGGCCAAGTGATTGCCGCCAGTTTATTGAATTCATCCGGTACGAAAATATTGGATAAAGAAGCGTTGGCGACCATTTCACGTGCTGCGCCTTTTCCTACCCCGCCAGAAACATTGCTAGTCGATGGTCGGGTCGAGTTTATTGCGCCAATCGTGTTCGACACAACCTCTATTTGA
- the yddA gene encoding CDS102 — MKTLKQFFYLVKPFWGQRAALLCWILLFASLGLTLSSVWFNVKMNMWNGDFYNALQKLDGQALYGLLQYFVILVSGLIFVVVMGNYLKQMLIIRWRKGMTEQILSRWLSPNSKHYLLRLTSQEPDNPDQRIAEDIRLLIESTLNLVVTFLHSMLTLISFATILWTLSGSLSFNFADSDWTIPGYMFWACIIYTLIGIALTQWIGFPLRRLHMDKQRREADYRSSLINCRQHGDAIAGQRGETQDRKELMGRFGEIISNWNRLIRCERNLSFYTVGYQQVTALAPVLLALPKFLAGEIMLGGLMQLRQAFTSVATSLGWFIFAYKEIAAWQATVSRLYNFVVLLENDNKAVVTIDEKSPPLIAKLSVSTADNRCLINSVNITAKQGELTLISGRSGVGKSTLLRTLSGHWPFFNGTISRTEKVMWIPQRLYLPISRLDSLLAYPKATSQFSQQDFQYALMLVGLEKLHHQLALETDWSNRLSGGEQQRIMFARLLLNRPKLLLLDETTSALDENSALELLALLKAELHDSAIVLVSHQSFVAQFAEQQILLVEPASEKSLNTGTPEYAS, encoded by the coding sequence ATGAAGACACTGAAACAATTTTTCTATTTAGTAAAACCTTTTTGGGGGCAGCGTGCTGCCCTTTTGTGCTGGATACTGCTGTTTGCCTCACTCGGGCTCACGTTGTCCTCAGTTTGGTTCAACGTCAAAATGAACATGTGGAATGGGGATTTTTATAACGCCCTACAAAAACTCGACGGCCAAGCGCTGTATGGCTTATTGCAATACTTTGTGATTTTAGTCAGCGGGCTAATTTTTGTCGTTGTTATGGGTAATTACCTAAAACAAATGCTGATTATCCGCTGGCGTAAAGGCATGACGGAGCAAATACTTAGCCGTTGGTTATCGCCAAATAGCAAACATTACCTATTAAGGCTGACATCACAAGAGCCAGATAACCCAGACCAACGTATTGCCGAAGATATTCGTTTACTGATTGAATCGACATTAAATTTAGTGGTGACATTCCTCCACTCAATGTTAACTCTGATTTCATTTGCGACCATCCTTTGGACACTTTCCGGTAGCCTGTCGTTTAATTTTGCCGATAGCGACTGGACCATTCCTGGGTATATGTTCTGGGCTTGTATTATTTATACCCTCATTGGTATTGCACTTACCCAATGGATTGGTTTCCCACTTCGCCGTTTGCATATGGATAAACAACGCCGCGAAGCGGATTACCGTAGCTCATTAATTAATTGCCGCCAACACGGTGATGCCATCGCAGGGCAGCGTGGTGAAACTCAAGATAGAAAAGAACTGATGGGGCGCTTTGGTGAAATTATTAGCAACTGGAACCGCTTGATCCGTTGTGAGCGGAACCTCTCTTTCTACACAGTGGGTTACCAACAAGTTACCGCCTTAGCGCCTGTATTACTCGCATTACCTAAATTCCTTGCGGGTGAAATCATGTTGGGTGGCTTAATGCAATTGCGCCAAGCCTTTACCAGTGTTGCCACTTCACTCGGCTGGTTTATTTTTGCCTATAAAGAAATCGCCGCATGGCAAGCCACAGTCTCCCGTTTATACAACTTTGTGGTTTTATTGGAAAACGATAACAAAGCAGTGGTTACTATCGACGAAAAATCGCCACCTCTGATCGCTAAATTATCCGTTTCTACCGCAGACAACCGCTGCTTAATTAATTCCGTGAATATAACCGCCAAACAAGGCGAATTAACCTTGATTAGTGGCCGTTCTGGTGTTGGTAAATCCACCTTATTACGCACGCTAAGTGGGCATTGGCCTTTCTTCAACGGCACTATCAGCCGAACAGAAAAAGTTATGTGGATCCCACAACGCCTCTATTTACCAATTAGTCGGCTTGATAGCTTATTGGCTTATCCCAAAGCGACATCCCAATTTAGTCAGCAAGATTTTCAATATGCTTTGATGTTAGTCGGGTTAGAAAAACTGCATCACCAACTCGCACTCGAAACCGATTGGAGCAACCGTTTATCTGGTGGGGAACAGCAGCGCATTATGTTTGCACGTTTATTGCTAAACCGACCAAAACTACTGTTATTGGATGAGACCACCTCCGCCCTTGATGAAAACAGCGCATTAGAGCTCCTCGCTCTATTGAAAGCTGAGTTACATGACAGCGCCATTGTTTTGGTTAGCCATCAGAGCTTCGTTGCTCAATTTGCGGAACAACAAATATTGCTCGTTGAACCTGCGAGTGAAAAATCCTTAAATACAGGAACACCTGAATATGCTTCGTAA